Proteins encoded in a region of the Candidatus Fusobacterium pullicola genome:
- a CDS encoding RNA methyltransferase produces the protein MEFINSLDNSTIKRIKKLKQRKYREEEKKFLAEGRKFLDFDYQPELIILKENFEEIENINQKLEKFNCRKLVVNDKIFKELTSQENSQGVILVYPYCTSDINSLQKNIVILDKVQDPGNLGTIIRVADAAGFRDILLTKGSVDCYNEKCVRSSMGSIFNMNIIYMEEVALLKYLKENNYKLQVTALEKNSIEYTQMTLADKNAIVFGSEGNGVSKEFLNSADECVIIPIYGSAESLNVAMASGIILYKVKELETLK, from the coding sequence GTGGAATTTATAAATAGTTTAGATAATAGTACAATTAAAAGAATAAAAAAATTGAAACAGAGAAAATATAGAGAAGAGGAGAAAAAATTTTTAGCTGAAGGAAGAAAATTTTTAGATTTTGATTACCAACCAGAGTTAATCATATTAAAAGAGAATTTTGAAGAGATAGAAAATATCAATCAAAAGTTAGAAAAGTTTAATTGTAGAAAATTGGTGGTTAATGATAAAATTTTTAAAGAATTAACTTCCCAAGAAAACTCCCAAGGAGTTATCTTAGTATATCCTTACTGTACTAGTGATATTAACTCTCTACAAAAAAATATTGTAATTTTAGATAAAGTACAAGATCCTGGAAATCTTGGTACAATTATCCGTGTAGCTGATGCTGCTGGGTTTAGAGATATTTTATTAACTAAGGGAAGTGTTGATTGCTACAATGAAAAATGTGTAAGAAGTAGTATGGGCTCTATATTCAATATGAATATAATCTATATGGAAGAGGTTGCACTTTTAAAATATTTAAAGGAAAATAACTATAAATTACAGGTAACAGCCCTTGAGAAAAATTCAATAGAGTACACTCAGATGACTCTTGCTGATAAAAATGCTATAGTTTTTGGAAGTGAAGGGAACGGAGTGAGTAAAGAATTTTTAAACTCTGCTGATGAGTGCGTTATCATTCCTATATATGGAAGTGCTGAATCACTAAATGTAGCTATGGCTTCTGGTATTATTCTTTACAAGGTTAAAGAACTTGAAACTTTAAAGTAA
- the hydE gene encoding [FeFe] hydrogenase H-cluster radical SAM maturase HydE: MSEKIKNILSQENFSKEDLLELMKIDNSEDLDLLFKKAYEIKAKYVGRKVYYRGLIEISNKCIKNCKYCGIRRDNHNVERFSMSKAEIMEAVKWIYDNNYASIALQSGERQDEEFVSFIEDLIREIKIFSNGKLGITLSLGEQSKETYRRWFEAGAHRYLLRIESTNLDIYNHLHPMDNKHTFEVRKKCLEYLREIGYQVGTGVMIGLPNQTEEDLVNDILFYKNMNIDMIGMGPYILHKDTPLGKAWENSVVSVEKRVELGLKMIAITRIFLKDVNIAATTALQGLDPQGREKGLLAGANILMPTATALEHKGKYLLYDNKPGINDSVEKAKEIMDSNVKAIGDEIVYGEWGDSLHFKNKQK, translated from the coding sequence ATGTCTGAAAAAATAAAAAATATTTTAAGTCAAGAGAATTTTTCGAAGGAAGACCTACTTGAACTAATGAAGATAGATAACTCCGAAGATTTAGACTTACTATTTAAAAAAGCTTATGAGATAAAAGCTAAATATGTTGGGAGAAAGGTTTACTACCGTGGACTTATTGAGATAAGTAATAAATGTATAAAAAATTGTAAATATTGTGGAATAAGAAGAGATAACCATAATGTTGAGAGATTCTCTATGTCTAAAGCTGAGATAATGGAAGCTGTAAAGTGGATATATGATAATAACTATGCCTCTATAGCTCTACAATCTGGTGAAAGACAAGATGAGGAGTTTGTCTCTTTTATCGAAGACTTAATCAGAGAGATTAAAATTTTTTCCAATGGAAAACTAGGAATTACTCTATCACTTGGGGAGCAGAGTAAAGAGACATATAGAAGATGGTTTGAAGCTGGAGCTCATAGATATCTTCTTAGAATAGAATCAACAAATTTAGATATATATAACCATCTACACCCTATGGATAACAAACATACATTTGAAGTGAGAAAAAAATGTCTTGAATATCTAAGAGAGATTGGATATCAAGTTGGAACTGGGGTAATGATTGGACTTCCTAATCAAACTGAAGAAGACCTTGTAAATGATATCCTATTCTACAAAAATATGAATATAGATATGATAGGTATGGGGCCATATATTCTTCATAAGGATACTCCACTTGGTAAGGCGTGGGAAAATAGTGTAGTTAGTGTTGAAAAAAGAGTTGAGTTAGGATTAAAAATGATAGCTATTACTAGAATTTTCCTAAAGGATGTGAATATTGCTGCTACTACAGCTCTTCAAGGACTTGACCCTCAAGGAAGAGAGAAGGGGCTTCTTGCTGGAGCTAATATCCTTATGCCTACAGCAACAGCTCTTGAACATAAGGGAAAATACCTTCTTTATGATAATAAACCGGGAATAAATGATAGTGTTGAGAAAGCTAAAGAGATTATGGATAGTAATGTAAAAGCTATTGGTGATGAGATTGTTTATGGAGAGTGGGGGGATTCTCTACACTTTAAAAATAAGCAAAAATAG